One Chromobacterium paludis genomic window carries:
- a CDS encoding ABC transporter ATP-binding protein has translation MNDPVKKTAVLAANGLAKQVHFRGDVLHILRSATLTLYPGESVAIVGTSGSGKSTLLSLLAGLDHPSDGEVALFGKPLSRLSEDARALLRRDKVGFVFQNFQLMPQLTALENVMLPLELAGRNDAREAARQMLERVGLSARLGHYPRHLSGGEQQRVALARAFVIHPGLLFADEPTGNLDPQTGRQIIDLLFQLNAEQGTALVLVTHDNELASRCDAIYRLVDGKLNGARAA, from the coding sequence ATGAACGATCCAGTGAAAAAGACGGCGGTGCTGGCCGCCAATGGTTTGGCCAAGCAGGTCCACTTCCGCGGCGATGTGCTGCACATCCTGCGCAGCGCCACGCTGACCTTGTATCCGGGCGAGAGCGTGGCCATCGTCGGCACATCGGGCTCCGGCAAATCCACGCTGCTGTCGCTGCTGGCTGGGCTGGACCATCCCAGCGACGGCGAGGTGGCCTTGTTCGGCAAGCCGCTGTCGCGGCTCAGCGAGGACGCGCGCGCGCTGCTCAGGCGCGACAAGGTGGGCTTCGTGTTCCAGAACTTCCAGCTGATGCCGCAACTGACGGCGCTGGAAAACGTCATGCTGCCACTGGAGCTGGCCGGACGCAACGACGCGCGCGAGGCGGCGCGGCAGATGCTGGAGCGCGTGGGCCTGTCGGCCCGGCTGGGCCACTACCCGCGCCATCTGTCCGGCGGCGAGCAGCAGCGCGTGGCGCTGGCGCGGGCTTTCGTCATCCATCCGGGCTTGCTGTTCGCGGACGAGCCCACCGGCAATCTCGACCCTCAGACCGGGCGTCAGATCATAGACCTGCTGTTCCAGCTCAATGCCGAGCAGGGCACGGCGCTGGTGCTGGTGACGCACGATAACGAGCTGGCCAGCCGCTGCGACGCCATCTACCGGCTGGTGGACGGCAAGCTGAACGGAGCGCGCGCGGCATGA
- a CDS encoding peroxiredoxin, whose translation MAVLVGKQAPFFAGEKTFSAVLGNGEIVDNYSFKQATAGKYAVVFFYPLDFTFVCPSELIAFDHRLEEFKQRNVEVIGVSIDSQFTHAAWRNTPVEKGGIGQVGYTLVADIQHDLCKSYDVEADGGVAFRGSFLIDRSGVVQHQVVNNLPLGRNVDEMLRMVDALQFTEEHGEVCPAGWNKGKKGMKPSAEGVASYLAENAKDL comes from the coding sequence ATGGCCGTACTCGTTGGCAAGCAAGCCCCGTTCTTCGCAGGTGAAAAGACTTTCTCCGCCGTGCTGGGCAATGGCGAGATCGTTGACAACTACTCCTTCAAGCAAGCAACCGCCGGCAAGTACGCCGTGGTGTTCTTCTACCCGCTGGACTTCACTTTCGTCTGCCCGTCCGAGCTGATCGCCTTCGATCACCGCTTGGAAGAGTTCAAACAGCGCAATGTGGAAGTGATCGGCGTGTCCATCGACAGCCAGTTCACCCACGCCGCATGGCGCAACACCCCGGTGGAAAAGGGCGGCATCGGCCAAGTGGGCTACACCCTGGTGGCCGACATCCAGCACGATCTGTGCAAGTCTTACGATGTGGAAGCCGACGGCGGCGTGGCCTTCCGCGGCTCCTTCCTGATCGACCGCTCCGGCGTGGTGCAGCACCAAGTGGTGAACAACCTGCCGCTGGGCCGCAACGTCGATGAAATGCTGCGCATGGTCGACGCTCTGCAGTTCACCGAAGAGCACGGCGAAGTGTGCCCGGCTGGCTGGAACAAGGGCAAAAAGGGCATGAAGCCGTCCGCCGAGGGCGTGGCTTCCTACCTGGCCGAAAACGCCAAGGATCTGTAA
- a CDS encoding DUF502 domain-containing protein yields the protein MSVSPKIKMTLKGYLIAGLLIWLPLAITLWVLNLIIGSLDQTLNLLPLEWRPEKLFGFQAPGMGVVFAVLVVMGTGMLAANVLGRRLLDFWHGLLSRTPVVNSIYNSVKQVSDTLLSDSGNAFKNALLVRWPHQNAWTVAFQTGTPAQDIQRYAEDGEELVSVYVPTTPNPTSGYFIVVPRSDTRELNMSVDEALKYVISMGVVVPNPPPQAQRPRLNDEHNRQG from the coding sequence ATGTCGGTCTCCCCCAAGATCAAGATGACCCTGAAGGGGTATTTGATCGCCGGCCTGCTGATCTGGCTGCCGCTGGCGATCACCCTGTGGGTGCTGAACCTGATCATAGGCTCGCTGGACCAGACGCTGAACCTGCTGCCGCTGGAGTGGCGGCCGGAGAAACTGTTTGGTTTCCAGGCGCCGGGCATGGGCGTGGTATTCGCCGTGCTGGTGGTGATGGGCACGGGTATGCTGGCCGCCAATGTGCTGGGCCGCCGCCTGTTGGACTTCTGGCACGGCCTGTTGTCGCGCACGCCGGTGGTCAACTCCATCTACAACAGCGTCAAGCAGGTCAGCGACACCTTGCTGTCCGACTCCGGCAACGCCTTCAAGAACGCGCTCTTGGTGCGTTGGCCGCATCAGAACGCCTGGACCGTGGCCTTCCAGACCGGCACGCCGGCCCAGGACATCCAGCGCTACGCCGAGGACGGCGAGGAGCTGGTCAGCGTCTATGTGCCGACCACGCCCAACCCGACTTCGGGCTACTTCATCGTGGTGCCGCGCAGCGACACCCGCGAGCTGAACATGAGCGTCGACGAGGCGCTCAAGTACGTCATCTCCATGGGCGTGGTGGTGCCCAATCCGCCGCCGCAGGCGCAGCGTCCGCGGCTGAACGACGAACATAATCGGCAGGGCTAG
- a CDS encoding ABC transporter permease: MTLFGRLAFVTRFIRRELAAGELTILGLALLVAVAAMSSVAFFSDRVEKALTTQATQLLAGDLVLSSLEPAPQAIRDEAARRGLSMADNITFPSMVFAGGQAALAQFKAVSNAYPLRGETSVRLADGSEQSGRLQPAPGSAWADARLMSRLKLRLGDEINLGNARLKLAGVILREPDGSLDVYNFIPRLMFNRADLAATGLVQEGSRIRWRLLFAGEDRRIADFRNWLRQHRPKGARLEDVEQMRPEIRTGLERARRFLGLTAMLTVALAAAAVALVVRRYLQRHWQQVAVLRCLGLGSGEVWSLFVSLFLLLGLLAGLLGTLAGFGVQLGLMRLFSGYVGEILPDPGWQPWLIGPAAALLLLAGLALPPLMAVRHVSPAAVLRQELPPTRQGVIAPLLALATLLGLASWQVGEWTLAGWLLLGMLGFLVLAGALAMGLVQLMRKLPRGGKVGWRFGIANLARRRWLAVLQIASLSVGLMALLTLTVVRDDLIGAWQRSVPADAPNKFVINIQADQRDAFREAFAAQGRSVPDLEPMTRARLIAINEQPVRPAAYDNERARRLAGREFNLSWRAELPPGNRVVAGQWWPDGKRVRPQFSVERGLAQTLGIRLGDTLAFDLAGTTYRAKVTSLREVPWDSFRVNFFVIGTPGQFSRQPASWITSFRLEPADESFADSLVRQFPNLTVIDVGSILAEVRAMVDKLTRGIEAMFLLALAAGVLVLWASLTATRDERLADVGLMRALGASRKQVRAVVLAELVWLGAVSGLLAALGAAGIGVLAAVKLFSLPVLINWWLLPLGMAAGVLVVTLAGWPLVGKVTRTPPLLVLRAIG; this comes from the coding sequence ATGACTTTGTTCGGACGCCTCGCCTTTGTCACCCGTTTCATTCGCCGCGAGCTGGCGGCCGGCGAACTGACCATACTCGGCCTGGCATTGCTGGTGGCAGTGGCGGCGATGAGCAGCGTGGCCTTCTTTTCCGACCGCGTCGAGAAGGCGTTGACCACCCAGGCCACCCAGTTGTTGGCGGGCGATCTGGTGCTCTCCTCGCTGGAACCGGCGCCGCAGGCCATACGCGACGAGGCGGCGCGGCGCGGCCTGAGCATGGCCGACAACATCACCTTCCCGTCCATGGTGTTTGCCGGCGGCCAGGCCGCGCTGGCCCAGTTCAAGGCCGTCAGCAATGCGTATCCTCTGCGTGGCGAAACTTCTGTGCGGCTGGCGGACGGCAGCGAGCAAAGCGGCCGGCTGCAGCCGGCTCCGGGCAGCGCCTGGGCCGACGCCAGGCTGATGAGCCGGCTCAAGCTGAGGCTGGGCGACGAAATCAACCTGGGCAATGCGCGGCTGAAGCTGGCCGGCGTCATCCTGCGCGAGCCGGACGGCAGCCTCGATGTGTATAACTTCATCCCGCGGCTGATGTTCAACCGCGCGGACCTGGCGGCCACCGGCCTGGTGCAGGAGGGCAGCCGCATCCGCTGGCGGCTGCTGTTCGCTGGCGAGGACAGACGAATTGCCGATTTCCGCAACTGGCTACGCCAGCATCGTCCCAAGGGCGCGCGGCTGGAGGATGTGGAGCAGATGCGGCCGGAAATCCGCACCGGGCTGGAGCGCGCGCGGCGCTTCCTGGGACTGACCGCCATGCTGACCGTGGCGCTGGCCGCCGCGGCCGTCGCGCTGGTGGTGCGGCGCTACCTGCAGCGCCACTGGCAGCAAGTGGCGGTGCTGCGCTGCCTGGGCCTGGGATCGGGCGAGGTGTGGAGCCTGTTTGTCAGCCTGTTCCTGTTGCTGGGCTTGCTGGCCGGCCTATTGGGCACCTTGGCCGGCTTTGGGGTGCAGCTGGGGCTGATGCGGCTGTTCAGCGGCTATGTCGGTGAAATCCTGCCCGATCCGGGCTGGCAGCCGTGGCTGATCGGTCCGGCGGCCGCCTTGTTGCTGCTGGCCGGCCTGGCCCTGCCCCCCTTGATGGCGGTGCGCCACGTCTCACCGGCCGCGGTGCTGCGCCAGGAGCTGCCGCCGACGCGGCAGGGCGTCATCGCGCCGCTGCTGGCGCTGGCCACCTTGCTGGGCTTGGCTTCGTGGCAGGTGGGCGAATGGACGCTGGCGGGCTGGCTGCTGCTGGGCATGCTCGGTTTTCTGGTCTTGGCCGGCGCGCTGGCGATGGGCCTGGTGCAGTTGATGCGCAAGCTGCCGCGCGGCGGCAAGGTGGGCTGGCGTTTCGGCATCGCCAATCTGGCGCGGCGGCGCTGGCTGGCGGTGTTGCAGATCGCCTCGTTGTCGGTGGGGCTGATGGCGCTGCTGACGCTGACCGTGGTGCGCGACGACTTGATCGGCGCCTGGCAGCGCAGCGTGCCGGCCGACGCGCCGAACAAGTTCGTCATCAATATCCAGGCCGATCAGCGCGATGCCTTCCGAGAGGCCTTCGCGGCGCAAGGGCGGTCCGTGCCGGATCTGGAGCCGATGACGCGGGCGCGCCTGATCGCCATCAATGAGCAGCCGGTTCGCCCCGCGGCCTACGACAACGAGCGCGCCAGGCGGCTGGCCGGGCGAGAATTCAATCTGTCCTGGCGCGCCGAGCTGCCGCCGGGCAACCGGGTGGTGGCCGGGCAGTGGTGGCCGGACGGCAAGCGGGTGAGGCCGCAGTTTTCCGTCGAGCGCGGCTTGGCCCAGACCCTGGGCATCCGGCTGGGCGACACCTTGGCCTTCGATCTGGCCGGCACCACTTACCGGGCCAAGGTGACCAGCCTGCGCGAGGTGCCGTGGGACAGTTTCCGCGTCAATTTCTTCGTCATCGGCACGCCGGGCCAATTCAGCCGCCAGCCCGCCAGCTGGATCACCAGCTTCCGGCTGGAGCCGGCCGACGAGTCCTTTGCCGATAGTCTGGTGCGGCAATTTCCCAATCTGACGGTGATAGACGTCGGCAGCATCCTGGCCGAAGTGCGCGCGATGGTGGACAAGCTCACTCGCGGCATCGAAGCCATGTTCCTGCTGGCGCTGGCGGCCGGCGTGCTGGTGCTGTGGGCCTCGCTGACCGCCACCCGCGACGAGAGGCTGGCCGATGTCGGACTGATGCGGGCATTGGGGGCCTCGCGCAAGCAGGTGCGCGCCGTGGTGCTGGCCGAGCTGGTATGGCTGGGCGCGGTATCCGGCTTGCTGGCGGCCTTGGGCGCGGCGGGCATAGGCGTGTTGGCGGCGGTGAAGCTGTTTTCGCTGCCGGTGCTGATCAATTGGTGGCTGCTGCCGCTGGGCATGGCGGCTGGCGTGTTGGTGGTGACGCTGGCGGGCTGGCCCCTGGTGGGCAAGGTGACGCGCACGCCGCCGCTGCTGGTGTTGCGAGCCATCGGATAA
- a CDS encoding arylesterase: protein MRSIVCKMLLPLLLLWQLPAFAATVLVFGDSLSAGYGLAPDQGWVSLLGRELAPRHKVVNASVSGETSAGGLSRLPDALSRHKPDVLVLELGANDGLRGLPMADMRRNLQRMIDLARARRIKVLLVGMALPPNYGPRYGAEFRAVYDGLAKSNRLAYVPLLVEGFAGDLSAFQPDGLHPLAAYQATMMRTVKAKLPVK from the coding sequence ATGCGTTCAATCGTCTGCAAAATGCTGCTCCCCTTGTTGCTGCTGTGGCAGTTGCCCGCCTTCGCCGCCACCGTGCTGGTGTTTGGCGACAGCCTGTCGGCCGGCTACGGCCTGGCGCCGGATCAGGGCTGGGTCTCCCTGCTTGGACGCGAGCTGGCGCCGCGCCACAAGGTGGTCAACGCCAGCGTATCCGGGGAAACCAGCGCCGGCGGCCTGTCCCGGCTGCCTGACGCGCTGTCCCGCCACAAACCCGACGTGCTGGTGCTGGAACTGGGCGCCAACGACGGCCTGCGCGGCCTGCCGATGGCGGACATGCGGCGCAACCTGCAGCGCATGATAGACCTGGCGCGCGCGCGCAGGATCAAAGTGCTGCTGGTGGGCATGGCGCTGCCACCCAACTATGGCCCGCGTTACGGCGCCGAGTTCCGCGCCGTGTATGACGGGCTGGCCAAAAGCAACCGCCTGGCTTATGTGCCTCTGCTGGTGGAGGGCTTCGCCGGCGATCTGTCCGCCTTCCAACCCGATGGCCTGCACCCGCTCGCGGCCTATCAAGCCACCATGATGCGCACGGTCAAGGCAAAACTGCCAGTGAAATAA
- the aspS gene encoding aspartate--tRNA ligase, whose product MRTDYCGLIDKKYLGQTVTVKGWAHRRRDHGGVIFIDLRDREGLVQVVIDPDTPEAFKLADSSRGEYVLSITGIVRERPAGTANSKMISGEIEILAKEIEILNAAATPPFQIDDENLSENVRLTNRVIDLRRPAMQKNLRLRYKVAMGVRNHLDKQGFIDIETPMLTRSTPEGARDYLVPSRVHPGEFFALPQSPQLFKQLLMVAGFDRYYQITKCFRDEDLRADRQPEFTQIDIETSFLNEDQIMDITETMTKEIFSDVLGVTLPTFPRMTYADAMFYYGSDKPDMRVSLKFTELTDVMKSEEFKVFRGAADMAGGRVVALRVPNGAGISRKEIDDYTQFVSIYGAKGLAYIKVNDVSKLNEEGLQSPIVKFLSADGIKAIIERTGAQNGDIIFFGADKAKVVNEAIGALRIKIGHERGEKDGYFVREWRPLWVVDFPMFEHDEEADRWTACHHPFTSPKPGHEDLMATDPGACLARAYDMVLNGWEIGGGSIRIHRADIQEKVFGALKISPEEQQNKFGFLLDNLKFGAPPHGGLAFGLDRLVTLMCGAESIRDVIAFPKTQRAQCLLTNAPNAVDDKQLRELNLRLRQKAEPTA is encoded by the coding sequence ATGCGTACCGATTACTGCGGACTTATCGACAAGAAATACCTCGGTCAAACCGTGACCGTCAAAGGCTGGGCCCATCGCCGCCGCGACCATGGCGGCGTGATCTTCATCGACCTGCGCGACCGCGAAGGCCTGGTGCAGGTGGTGATCGACCCGGATACCCCGGAAGCGTTCAAGCTGGCTGACAGCAGCCGCGGCGAGTACGTGCTGTCCATCACCGGCATCGTGCGCGAGCGTCCGGCCGGCACCGCCAACAGCAAGATGATCTCCGGCGAGATCGAAATCCTGGCCAAGGAAATCGAAATCCTGAACGCCGCGGCCACGCCGCCGTTCCAGATCGACGACGAGAACCTGTCGGAAAACGTCCGCCTGACCAACCGCGTGATCGACCTGCGCCGCCCGGCGATGCAGAAGAACCTGCGCCTGCGCTACAAAGTGGCGATGGGCGTGCGCAACCATCTGGACAAGCAGGGCTTCATCGACATCGAAACCCCGATGCTGACCCGCTCCACCCCGGAAGGCGCCCGCGACTACCTGGTGCCGTCCCGTGTGCATCCGGGCGAGTTCTTCGCGCTGCCGCAATCGCCGCAGCTGTTCAAGCAGCTGCTGATGGTGGCCGGCTTCGACCGCTACTACCAGATCACCAAGTGCTTCCGCGACGAAGACCTGCGCGCCGACCGCCAGCCGGAATTCACCCAGATCGATATCGAGACCTCGTTCCTGAACGAGGACCAGATCATGGACATCACCGAGACCATGACCAAGGAGATCTTCAGCGACGTGCTGGGCGTGACGCTGCCGACCTTCCCGCGCATGACCTACGCTGACGCCATGTTCTACTACGGCTCCGACAAGCCGGATATGCGCGTCAGCCTGAAATTCACCGAGCTGACCGACGTGATGAAGTCGGAAGAGTTCAAGGTGTTCCGCGGCGCCGCCGACATGGCGGGCGGCCGCGTGGTGGCCCTGCGCGTGCCGAACGGCGCCGGCATCAGCCGCAAGGAAATCGACGACTACACCCAGTTCGTCTCCATCTACGGCGCCAAGGGCCTGGCCTACATCAAGGTCAACGACGTGAGCAAGCTGAACGAAGAGGGCCTGCAGTCGCCTATCGTGAAGTTCCTGTCCGCCGACGGCATCAAGGCCATTATTGAGCGCACCGGCGCGCAAAACGGCGACATCATCTTCTTCGGCGCCGACAAGGCCAAGGTGGTGAACGAGGCGATCGGCGCGCTGCGCATCAAGATCGGCCACGAGCGCGGCGAGAAGGACGGCTACTTTGTGCGCGAATGGCGTCCGCTGTGGGTGGTGGACTTCCCGATGTTCGAGCATGACGAGGAAGCCGACCGTTGGACTGCCTGCCACCATCCGTTCACCAGCCCGAAACCGGGCCACGAGGACCTGATGGCCACCGATCCGGGCGCCTGCCTGGCCCGCGCCTACGACATGGTGCTGAACGGCTGGGAAATCGGCGGCGGCTCCATCCGTATCCACCGCGCCGACATTCAAGAGAAGGTGTTCGGCGCGCTGAAGATCAGCCCGGAAGAGCAGCAGAACAAGTTCGGCTTCCTGCTGGACAACCTGAAGTTCGGCGCGCCGCCGCATGGCGGCCTGGCTTTCGGCCTGGATCGTCTGGTGACGCTGATGTGCGGCGCGGAGTCCATCCGCGACGTGATCGCCTTCCCCAAGACCCAGCGCGCCCAGTGCCTGCTGACCAACGCCCCGAATGCGGTGGACGACAAGCAGCTGCGGGAGCTGAACCTGCGCCTGCGCCAAAAGGCCGAGCCGACCGCCTGA
- a CDS encoding MFS transporter has protein sequence MSTPLRKLLLPYRGLPPSVYTQVVCSFINNAGGMSKLFLPLYLRESYHLPYSQIGLLMAFYGVGMLAGSFQGGSLTDRFDSRKLAVAAMALSGLCMLLLALRLPVWLFVPLLVISGMADGGFKPINQRLALEPCAPRQRPLAQGMLRVAFNLGVAIAGVTAGFLAALGYQWIYVANAAGALLGAGWMAWSYVRLGELARPRAALHAEEDASLPGPWRDGLFLRVIASLILVTLVFDQMYVTLGLFLREHYQLGPQWIGYLFSINGLMVVGLQIPISRRILRWGVARCIQLGALLTGGAFLWLNAGQGPVWAILMTITLTLGELLLSPTYSQLVMHRSEGRLRGSYLGLYNAAWSGRSLVAPALGTALYGQLGGAALWWLCALAACCSAALQHAPLRRILQPA, from the coding sequence ATGTCCACTCCTTTGCGCAAGCTCCTGCTGCCCTATCGCGGCCTGCCGCCCAGCGTTTACACCCAAGTCGTCTGCAGTTTCATCAATAACGCGGGCGGCATGTCCAAGCTGTTCCTGCCGCTCTACCTGCGCGAGAGCTACCATTTGCCCTATAGCCAGATCGGCTTGCTGATGGCCTTCTACGGCGTGGGCATGTTGGCGGGATCGTTCCAGGGCGGCAGCCTGACCGACCGTTTCGACAGCCGCAAGCTGGCCGTCGCGGCTATGGCGCTATCCGGCCTATGCATGCTGCTCTTGGCGCTGCGCTTGCCGGTATGGCTGTTCGTGCCGTTGCTGGTGATTTCCGGCATGGCGGATGGCGGTTTCAAACCGATCAACCAGCGCCTGGCGCTGGAGCCTTGCGCGCCGCGGCAGCGTCCGCTGGCGCAAGGCATGCTGCGCGTGGCGTTCAACCTGGGCGTCGCCATCGCCGGCGTGACCGCCGGCTTCCTCGCCGCCTTGGGCTATCAGTGGATTTATGTCGCCAACGCCGCCGGCGCGCTGCTGGGCGCGGGCTGGATGGCCTGGTCCTATGTCAGGCTGGGCGAGCTGGCTAGACCGCGCGCGGCGCTTCATGCGGAGGAAGACGCCAGCCTCCCCGGCCCCTGGCGCGACGGCCTGTTCCTGCGCGTCATCGCCTCGCTGATCCTGGTCACCCTGGTGTTCGACCAGATGTATGTGACGCTGGGGCTGTTCCTGCGCGAGCATTACCAGCTGGGCCCGCAATGGATAGGCTATCTGTTTTCCATCAACGGCCTGATGGTGGTGGGACTGCAGATTCCAATCAGCCGCCGCATCCTGCGCTGGGGCGTGGCGCGCTGCATCCAGCTGGGCGCGCTGCTGACCGGCGGCGCTTTCCTGTGGCTGAACGCGGGGCAGGGCCCGGTCTGGGCCATCCTGATGACCATCACGCTGACGCTGGGCGAACTGCTGCTGTCGCCAACTTACTCGCAGCTGGTGATGCATCGCTCGGAAGGCCGCCTGCGCGGCAGCTATCTGGGACTCTACAACGCGGCCTGGAGCGGGCGCTCGCTAGTGGCGCCGGCGCTAGGCACCGCCTTGTACGGCCAGCTGGGCGGAGCCGCCCTATGGTGGCTGTGCGCGCTGGCGGCCTGTTGCAGCGCCGCCCTGCAGCACGCGCCCTTGCGCCGCATCTTGCAGCCTGCCTGA
- a CDS encoding phosphate acetyltransferase, with protein MIHDTHAFDDILQQARALGTLPMAVAHPCSRESLLGAVEAAENGIATPILVAPLPRLQKLADELEVDLGRFECIDVEHSHAAAERAVQLTRDGYADILMKGSLHTDEFMSAALARDTGIRTDRRISHVWIMKVESYPRYLFITDAAVNIEPDLMTKRDICQNAIDLTHALGIAQPKVAILAAVETINPDMRSTLDAAALCKMAERGQITGAILDGPLAFDNAISKEAADSKGIVSPVAGDPDILLVPDLEAGNMLGKQLTYLAQAASAGIVMGARVPMVLTSRADDASGRLASSAIANLLAHKRRGGRS; from the coding sequence ATGATTCACGATACCCACGCATTCGACGACATCCTGCAGCAGGCGCGCGCGCTCGGCACGCTGCCGATGGCGGTGGCCCATCCGTGCAGCCGCGAATCCCTGCTGGGCGCGGTGGAGGCGGCCGAAAACGGCATCGCCACCCCCATCCTGGTCGCGCCGCTGCCGCGGCTGCAGAAGCTGGCCGACGAGCTGGAAGTGGACTTGGGCCGCTTCGAGTGCATAGACGTGGAGCACAGCCACGCCGCCGCCGAGCGCGCGGTGCAACTGACCCGCGACGGCTACGCCGACATCCTGATGAAGGGCAGCCTGCACACCGACGAATTCATGAGCGCCGCGCTGGCGCGCGACACCGGCATCCGCACCGACCGCCGCATCAGCCACGTCTGGATCATGAAGGTGGAAAGCTATCCGCGCTACCTGTTCATCACCGACGCCGCGGTCAACATCGAGCCGGACCTGATGACCAAGCGCGACATCTGCCAGAACGCCATCGACCTGACCCACGCCCTGGGCATCGCCCAGCCCAAGGTCGCCATCCTGGCGGCGGTGGAAACCATCAACCCCGACATGCGCTCGACGCTGGATGCCGCCGCGCTGTGCAAGATGGCCGAGCGCGGCCAGATCACCGGCGCCATCCTGGATGGCCCGCTGGCCTTCGACAACGCCATTTCCAAGGAAGCCGCCGACAGCAAGGGCATCGTCTCGCCGGTGGCCGGCGATCCGGACATCCTGCTGGTGCCGGACCTGGAGGCCGGCAATATGCTGGGCAAGCAGCTGACCTACCTGGCCCAGGCCGCCTCCGCCGGCATCGTGATGGGCGCGCGCGTGCCCATGGTGCTGACTAGCCGCGCCGACGACGCCAGCGGCCGCCTGGCCTCCAGCGCCATCGCCAATCTGCTGGCGCACAAGCGCCGCGGAGGGCGCTCATGA
- a CDS encoding FmdB family zinc ribbon protein, whose amino-acid sequence MPIYEYRCGACGVAKEHLQKLSDAPVAACPDCGSADYHKQLSAAGFQLKGSGWYATDFKGGSSGASSGGSASSGGHSCGTGCGCD is encoded by the coding sequence ATGCCTATCTATGAATATCGTTGCGGCGCCTGCGGCGTCGCCAAGGAACATCTGCAGAAACTCAGCGACGCGCCGGTGGCGGCCTGTCCGGACTGCGGCAGCGCGGACTACCACAAACAGCTGTCCGCCGCCGGCTTCCAGCTGAAGGGTTCCGGCTGGTACGCCACCGACTTCAAGGGCGGCTCGTCCGGCGCCTCCAGCGGCGGTTCCGCCTCGTCCGGCGGCCATAGCTGCGGCACCGGCTGCGGTTGCGACTGA
- the fabI gene encoding enoyl-ACP reductase FabI has protein sequence MVYQEGQMESIRNILAGKKGLIVGIANENSIAYGCASVLRQLGAECAVTYLNEKAEKYVRPLAEQLQAPLILPLDVEQPGQLENVFAEIEKRWGSLDFIIHSIAYCPADDLHGRVVDCSLAGFQQAMHVSCYSFIEMARLAEPLMKHGGSLITMSYYGADKVVENYNIMGPVKAALESVSRYLANELGSKRIRVHAVSPGPLKTRAASGIAHFDQLIEDAIARAPQNRLVEIEEVGMTCAFLISNAASGLTGQTIYVDGGQHIKA, from the coding sequence ATGGTTTACCAAGAAGGTCAGATGGAAAGCATACGCAACATCCTTGCCGGAAAAAAAGGCTTGATTGTCGGCATCGCCAACGAGAACAGCATCGCCTACGGCTGCGCCAGCGTGCTGCGCCAGCTGGGCGCCGAATGCGCCGTCACCTACCTGAACGAGAAGGCCGAAAAATACGTGCGGCCGCTGGCCGAGCAGCTGCAGGCGCCGCTGATCCTGCCCTTGGACGTAGAGCAGCCGGGGCAGCTGGAAAACGTGTTCGCGGAAATAGAAAAGCGCTGGGGCAGCCTGGACTTCATCATCCACTCCATCGCCTACTGCCCGGCCGACGACCTGCACGGCCGCGTGGTGGACTGCTCGCTGGCGGGCTTCCAGCAAGCCATGCATGTCTCCTGCTACTCCTTCATCGAGATGGCCCGCCTGGCCGAGCCGCTGATGAAGCACGGCGGCAGCCTGATCACCATGAGCTACTACGGCGCGGACAAAGTCGTGGAGAACTACAACATCATGGGTCCGGTCAAGGCCGCGCTGGAGAGCGTGTCCCGCTATCTGGCCAATGAACTGGGCTCCAAGCGCATCCGCGTGCACGCGGTCTCCCCCGGCCCGCTGAAAACGCGCGCCGCCTCCGGCATCGCCCACTTCGACCAACTGATAGAAGACGCCATCGCCCGCGCGCCGCAGAACCGGCTGGTGGAGATAGAAGAAGTGGGCATGACCTGCGCCTTCCTGATTTCCAACGCCGCCAGCGGCCTGACCGGCCAGACCATCTATGTCGATGGCGGACAGCACATCAAGGCTTGA